A window of Ignicoccus hospitalis KIN4/I contains these coding sequences:
- a CDS encoding Zn-ribbon domain-containing OB-fold protein — translation MEISPAAVWREKPYRYRLEVRRCPSCKRVFREEVTHCPRCGVETVRERLPWRGKLLAWTKICQVPEGFEDQAPLYVGLVELENGERVVARLTDVMEEPKEGSEVQAVLRKVRADGETGLIEYALFFRVIPK, via the coding sequence GTGGAGATAAGTCCGGCTGCTGTTTGGAGGGAGAAGCCCTATAGGTATAGGCTAGAGGTGAGGAGGTGCCCCAGCTGCAAGAGGGTGTTCAGAGAGGAGGTGACCCACTGCCCGAGGTGCGGCGTCGAGACCGTTAGGGAGAGGCTCCCTTGGAGGGGCAAGCTGCTGGCTTGGACCAAGATCTGCCAAGTGCCGGAGGGGTTCGAGGACCAAGCCCCCTTGTACGTGGGGCTGGTGGAACTGGAGAACGGGGAGAGGGTGGTGGCTAGGCTGACGGACGTAATGGAAGAGCCGAAGGAGGGCTCGGAGGTCCAAGCGGTGCTCAGAAAGGTTAGAGCCGACGGGGAGACGGGCTTGATAGAGTACGCGCTCTTCTTTAGGGTTATTCCAAAATGA
- a CDS encoding class I adenylate-forming enzyme family protein, with translation MYHDPGKPVHKIIEERARESPDKVALVYEDGTELTYKDLISKAKAVANLLYENKVRKCDTVFLIMFNRPEFVTSLLGALYAGARVVIVDALTQKEDLAFQLNDSAPKVVLADEEVLQRESETLKGYAVLTEKDLSSASGEHEVVVGYEDDARVFYYAGIAGRTMQVIHSHRSFTGAIMPLVQAEGINANDVSLVTVPLTHVLGLDAALLSALVSGATALLLKKFNMDKIKEMVARRSPTYLVAVPLVFQTLMKEDEEFVKSLGQSLRWAMSGGAYLPPDDQRRWEELTGKPLLQVYGMTEAPQIFATTPEKHKIGSLGFPLPGVEALLVNPETLEPVEDQGELLVRGPQVMKCYPDPEENSKAFVEVNGKVWMRTGDILAKDEEGFYYFRGVRKRMLKYKGYPIFPKDLELILLKHPCVAEAEVVGEPAGEVGQIPVAKVKLKEGCKATPEEIMDFVNKRVAAYKKVRKVIILE, from the coding sequence GTGTACCACGACCCCGGCAAGCCCGTCCATAAGATAATAGAAGAGAGGGCGCGGGAGAGCCCGGACAAGGTAGCTCTGGTATACGAGGACGGGACCGAACTGACCTACAAAGACTTGATATCGAAGGCTAAGGCCGTCGCTAACTTGCTGTACGAAAACAAGGTAAGGAAGTGCGACACCGTCTTCCTAATAATGTTCAACAGGCCGGAGTTCGTCACCTCGCTGTTGGGGGCCCTCTACGCGGGGGCGAGGGTCGTCATAGTGGACGCCTTGACCCAGAAGGAAGACCTAGCCTTCCAGCTCAACGACAGCGCCCCGAAGGTCGTGCTGGCGGACGAGGAGGTCCTCCAGAGGGAGAGCGAGACCTTGAAGGGCTACGCGGTCCTCACAGAGAAGGACCTCTCCTCCGCCTCCGGGGAGCACGAGGTCGTCGTGGGCTACGAGGACGACGCGAGGGTCTTCTACTACGCCGGCATCGCGGGGAGGACCATGCAAGTGATCCACTCCCACCGCTCCTTCACCGGGGCTATAATGCCCCTCGTACAGGCTGAAGGGATAAATGCTAACGACGTGAGCTTGGTTACGGTTCCCCTAACCCACGTGTTGGGCTTGGACGCGGCCCTCCTCAGCGCGCTGGTCTCCGGAGCCACTGCCTTGTTGCTCAAGAAGTTCAACATGGATAAAATAAAGGAAATGGTAGCCAGGAGGAGCCCCACCTACTTGGTGGCGGTCCCCTTGGTGTTCCAAACCCTCATGAAGGAGGACGAGGAGTTCGTCAAGTCCCTAGGTCAGAGCTTGAGGTGGGCGATGAGCGGCGGCGCCTACTTGCCTCCCGACGACCAGAGGAGGTGGGAGGAGCTCACCGGCAAGCCGCTGCTGCAAGTCTACGGCATGACTGAGGCCCCTCAGATATTCGCGACCACCCCGGAGAAGCACAAGATCGGCAGCTTGGGCTTCCCCTTGCCCGGCGTGGAGGCCTTGCTGGTGAACCCGGAGACCCTAGAGCCCGTGGAGGACCAAGGGGAGCTCCTAGTGAGAGGTCCCCAAGTGATGAAGTGTTACCCCGACCCGGAGGAGAACTCCAAGGCCTTCGTTGAGGTTAACGGAAAGGTCTGGATGAGGACGGGCGACATACTCGCCAAGGACGAGGAGGGCTTCTATTACTTCAGAGGGGTAAGGAAGAGGATGTTGAAGTACAAGGGTTATCCGATATTCCCCAAGGACTTAGAGCTGATACTGCTCAAGCACCCGTGCGTAGCCGAAGCGGAGGTCGTGGGCGAGCCGGCGGGCGAAGTGGGCCAGATACCCGTAGCGAAGGTAAAGCTCAAGGAGGGCTGCAAGGCCACCCCGGAGGAAATAATGGACTTCGTGAACAAGAGGGTAGCGGCCTACAAAAAGGTGAGGAAAGTGATCATTTTGGAATAA
- a CDS encoding DMT family transporter yields the protein MIEALVPLIPQFLWATNFVVSKVVISKGLHAMTLTALRWAIAGALLYAYSRLKGLRVVLSKELLLPSLTGITGFSALTYLGLTYAKASVVGLTMALIPIFTSVLAAAFLKERLTPLLIASVAAGSTGVTLLTLDSSGLSWLGALLGSLAALDWAVYTVASKKAMRELSPIESLTSNALMAQPFNFLLALPFFSLAPMADPEVLAGLLYVSLVPGFLAYFLWLYSVNLVGAARAGVYINALPLLTLALASASLGEALSGPQLAGAALILLALALVTLDYLKRLSTS from the coding sequence ATGATAGAGGCGCTGGTGCCCTTAATACCGCAGTTCTTGTGGGCAACCAACTTCGTGGTCTCGAAGGTCGTCATATCTAAGGGCCTCCACGCGATGACCTTGACCGCCCTCCGCTGGGCGATAGCCGGGGCATTGCTCTACGCCTACTCGAGGCTCAAGGGCTTGCGAGTGGTCTTGAGCAAGGAGCTCTTGTTGCCTTCCTTGACGGGCATAACCGGCTTCAGCGCCCTCACCTACTTAGGCCTCACCTACGCAAAGGCCTCCGTGGTCGGGCTTACGATGGCTCTAATCCCTATATTCACTTCAGTGTTGGCCGCGGCGTTCCTAAAGGAGAGGCTCACCCCGTTGCTGATCGCCTCGGTGGCCGCGGGCTCTACGGGCGTAACGCTGCTAACACTGGACAGCTCCGGGCTCTCTTGGCTGGGCGCGCTGCTGGGCTCTCTGGCGGCTCTGGACTGGGCAGTTTACACGGTAGCCTCCAAGAAGGCCATGCGGGAGCTCTCGCCGATAGAGTCCCTCACGAGCAACGCGCTGATGGCCCAACCCTTCAACTTCCTCTTGGCCCTCCCGTTCTTCTCCCTCGCCCCCATGGCGGACCCCGAGGTGCTCGCTGGGCTGCTCTACGTCTCCCTCGTGCCGGGGTTCTTGGCCTACTTCCTCTGGCTCTACTCGGTCAACCTCGTGGGGGCGGCGAGGGCCGGGGTCTACATAAACGCCTTGCCATTGCTCACCTTGGCCTTGGCCTCCGCCTCCCTCGGGGAGGCCTTGAGCGGCCCCCAGCTGGCCGGGGCGGCCTTGATCTTGCTCGCCCTGGCCCTGGTGACCCTCGACTACCTCAAGAGGCTGTCAACTTCTTAG
- a CDS encoding DUF424 domain-containing protein yields the protein MDALEERLFWVKVHEVEGHVIVAVVDEELMGKEFKEGEKVLKVDEYFFKGELVDEDVALARMSAATSLYVIGERSVRLAVEGGFVHPKAVGKVAGVPYAQMILVTA from the coding sequence GTGGACGCCTTGGAGGAGAGGCTGTTCTGGGTAAAGGTCCACGAAGTGGAGGGCCACGTCATCGTTGCGGTGGTTGACGAGGAGCTGATGGGCAAGGAGTTCAAGGAGGGAGAGAAAGTGCTAAAGGTTGACGAGTACTTCTTCAAGGGAGAGCTGGTCGACGAGGACGTCGCCCTAGCTAGGATGTCCGCCGCCACCTCGCTTTACGTAATAGGCGAGAGGTCGGTGAGGCTGGCCGTGGAGGGAGGCTTCGTCCACCCGAAGGCGGTGGGCAAGGTGGCCGGGGTCCCTTACGCCCAGATGATACTCGTGACCGCTTAA
- a CDS encoding D-2-hydroxyacid dehydrogenase yields MYRALVTDKVHPAGLELLREKGIEVVEDLEAYKPEVLKERIKGFDVLIVRSRTKVRREVIEAADKLKVIARAGSGLDNIDLEAAKEKGIKVVNAPDALKNAVAELVIGMMVVLARRAHYSYRKLLEGEWEKVMGFELAGKTLGVVGFGRIGREVAKKAKALGMNVIAYDVVDLSETAKEMGVEFTQDLEELLRKSDVVSLHVPLTEQTRNMINRDRIKIMKDGAILINAARGEVADYSALLEALESGKLWGVGLDVYPEEPPKSEELLKLIRHPRTFATAHIGAQTEEAQRRTSLEVAQRILEALGLQ; encoded by the coding sequence ATGTATAGGGCTCTCGTAACGGACAAGGTGCACCCCGCGGGCCTCGAGCTCTTGAGGGAAAAGGGAATAGAAGTAGTGGAGGACTTGGAGGCCTACAAGCCGGAGGTCCTCAAGGAGAGGATAAAGGGGTTTGACGTGTTGATAGTAAGGAGCAGGACTAAGGTTAGGAGAGAAGTTATAGAGGCGGCGGACAAGCTCAAGGTAATCGCCAGAGCGGGGAGCGGGCTGGACAACATAGACCTAGAGGCCGCGAAGGAAAAAGGAATAAAGGTCGTGAACGCGCCCGACGCTTTGAAGAACGCGGTGGCAGAGCTGGTAATAGGAATGATGGTTGTTCTAGCCCGCAGGGCGCACTACAGCTACCGTAAGCTCTTGGAGGGCGAGTGGGAGAAGGTGATGGGCTTTGAGCTCGCCGGCAAGACCTTGGGCGTGGTCGGCTTCGGCAGGATAGGCCGGGAGGTTGCGAAGAAGGCCAAGGCGTTGGGAATGAACGTAATCGCCTACGACGTTGTAGACTTGAGCGAGACCGCGAAGGAGATGGGCGTAGAGTTCACCCAAGACTTGGAGGAGCTCTTGAGGAAGTCCGACGTGGTCAGCTTACACGTCCCCTTAACGGAGCAGACCAGAAACATGATAAATAGGGACCGGATCAAGATAATGAAGGACGGGGCCATATTGATCAACGCGGCCAGGGGGGAAGTGGCAGACTACTCCGCGTTGCTCGAGGCCTTGGAGAGCGGCAAGCTGTGGGGGGTAGGGCTGGACGTCTACCCGGAGGAGCCCCCGAAGAGCGAGGAGCTACTCAAGCTGATTAGACACCCGAGGACGTTCGCTACCGCCCACATAGGAGCCCAGACGGAGGAGGCCCAGAGGAGGACCTCCTTGGAGGTCGCCCAGAGGATCTTAGAGGCCTTAGGGCTCCAGTGA
- the hisD gene encoding histidinol dehydrogenase, whose translation MLKFVPPEEVKNVRGSLDLWEYVEKVMPVVKEVKARGLEAVKKYNKAFDNYEGCVSLSQEDFASYSKESLVSLFEEVLEQLSAFHKQTAPKDSAFSSKGVRAVTLWRPVERLGAYVPGGLYPYPSTALMTAGVAKALGVKEVTVATPPKFATSEVMASAFLASKVDSVLAAGGAHGVSALAYVAGAHKVVGPGGPYVQAAKLLVSVDVPIDMIAGPTELAVIADSSADPEEVAYDMLAQAEHGPTSFALLVSTDEGLVLEVEKRVKGEEVEGGLYATVVRDLEEAKRLVSELAPEHVSVYAETYEPPVAGAASFKAPSPFLDYSAGPNHVLPTSGWAKARGPLGPVDFMRWTTLVEVFPEAADLLKLAAELARLEGMKYHAKAIEYKLSKIL comes from the coding sequence TTGCTGAAGTTCGTCCCGCCGGAGGAAGTGAAGAACGTGAGGGGGTCCTTGGACCTTTGGGAATACGTGGAGAAGGTGATGCCCGTAGTTAAGGAAGTTAAGGCCAGAGGGCTGGAGGCCGTAAAGAAGTACAACAAGGCGTTCGATAACTACGAAGGTTGCGTCTCCCTCTCGCAGGAGGACTTCGCCTCCTACTCGAAGGAGAGCTTGGTAAGCTTGTTCGAGGAGGTTTTGGAGCAACTTTCCGCGTTCCACAAGCAAACCGCCCCCAAGGACAGCGCCTTCTCGTCCAAGGGGGTTAGGGCAGTAACCTTGTGGAGGCCCGTGGAGCGCTTGGGGGCTTACGTACCCGGGGGCCTTTACCCCTACCCCTCCACGGCCTTGATGACCGCCGGAGTTGCGAAGGCCTTAGGGGTGAAGGAGGTAACTGTCGCCACCCCGCCCAAGTTCGCCACGAGCGAAGTCATGGCTTCAGCGTTCCTCGCCTCCAAGGTGGACTCCGTCTTGGCCGCCGGCGGGGCCCACGGGGTCTCGGCCCTAGCCTACGTGGCCGGGGCTCACAAGGTCGTGGGCCCCGGGGGGCCCTACGTTCAAGCCGCCAAGCTCTTAGTTTCCGTCGACGTCCCCATCGACATGATAGCCGGTCCTACGGAGCTCGCCGTGATAGCTGACTCCTCCGCGGACCCGGAGGAGGTAGCTTACGACATGTTGGCCCAAGCGGAGCACGGCCCCACCAGCTTCGCCTTGCTGGTCTCCACGGACGAGGGCCTGGTGCTTGAAGTAGAGAAGAGGGTAAAGGGGGAGGAAGTGGAAGGGGGGCTCTACGCCACGGTCGTGAGGGACCTAGAGGAGGCGAAGAGGTTGGTGAGCGAGCTGGCGCCGGAGCACGTCTCCGTTTACGCGGAAACCTACGAGCCCCCGGTCGCGGGGGCGGCCTCCTTCAAGGCCCCGAGCCCGTTCTTGGACTACTCCGCCGGCCCCAACCACGTGCTCCCCACCTCCGGGTGGGCCAAGGCGAGGGGCCCGCTGGGGCCCGTAGACTTCATGAGGTGGACCACGCTGGTGGAGGTCTTCCCGGAGGCTGCCGACCTACTGAAGTTGGCAGCGGAGCTGGCGAGGTTGGAGGGAATGAAGTACCACGCTAAGGCAATAGAGTACAAGCTCTCTAAGATCCTTTAA
- a CDS encoding acetate--CoA ligase family protein, with translation MLLRPSESLRLAEELGLPVPPWGEGVEPPAYVKADVPLPHKTEAKAVIYVETKEELERAREELEERFGSAIVQKAVRGDLELLVSSKRDPVFGKVLVVAAGGVLASLLKESLVTLCPLCVVVFEKKLNRSKLGEALKSRKKLDLNCVENVLVKLCASEYKVFEVNPLIVSERGCWAVDVKVWV, from the coding sequence TTGCTGTTAAGGCCCTCCGAGTCTTTAAGGCTCGCGGAGGAGCTGGGCCTGCCGGTCCCCCCGTGGGGGGAGGGGGTGGAGCCCCCGGCCTACGTGAAGGCCGACGTCCCCTTGCCCCACAAGACCGAGGCCAAGGCGGTAATTTACGTAGAGACGAAGGAGGAGCTCGAGAGGGCGAGGGAGGAGCTGGAGGAGAGGTTCGGCTCGGCGATCGTTCAGAAGGCCGTTAGGGGGGACTTGGAGCTCTTAGTCTCTTCTAAGAGAGACCCCGTGTTCGGCAAGGTCTTGGTGGTGGCGGCCGGAGGGGTGCTCGCCAGCTTGCTCAAGGAGTCCTTGGTCACGCTCTGTCCCTTGTGCGTCGTCGTCTTCGAGAAGAAGCTCAACCGGTCTAAGCTGGGCGAGGCCTTGAAGTCCCGGAAGAAGCTGGACCTCAACTGCGTGGAAAACGTATTGGTCAAGCTCTGTGCTTCGGAATACAAGGTGTTTGAAGTAAACCCCTTAATAGTTTCCGAGAGGGGCTGCTGGGCGGTGGACGTCAAGGTCTGGGTCTAA
- a CDS encoding CoA-binding protein produces the protein MDFLFKPSSVAVVGATPKVPKPGYVILSNMKRSYKGKLYAVNPKYKEVLGVPCYPSLREVPDEVELAVVAVPTSAVEAVVDDAIEKDVRALIIITSGFSEVGNEELENRIKEKALSHGIRVVGPNCLGIYYYPSGLDTFFFREAGTPRPRPSGLALVSQSGALAASLMDWAASRGCGVGAAVSLGNKVDVGESEVLNYLFGEGFNHFLMYIEGLREGEGKAFLETVLKLRLGGARIGFYKGGRKRESAAAVASHTASVAGDYKAYRDLLFEFGATPLYDFAEVKAFVSALQYSPELRGDKLLIVTDAGGIGIMLTDLIEGYKMPRPVDGELERELPSYLRLNNPLDVGGDADDERYRKALERLAPKYDLIIVAALMESPATSLYLADIVKESMERTGKPHLLLGFGGTMAEALERRARELEIPFAFGVDEAVAYARVLLRDKFARELAEARKSCC, from the coding sequence TTGGACTTCCTCTTCAAGCCCTCTTCTGTGGCGGTGGTGGGGGCCACGCCAAAGGTCCCCAAGCCCGGGTACGTGATACTGAGCAACATGAAGAGGTCTTACAAGGGAAAGCTCTACGCGGTCAACCCCAAGTACAAGGAAGTGCTGGGCGTCCCTTGCTACCCGTCCTTGCGGGAGGTCCCGGACGAGGTGGAGCTCGCGGTGGTCGCTGTACCAACGAGCGCCGTGGAGGCGGTGGTGGACGACGCAATAGAAAAGGACGTGAGGGCCCTAATAATAATAACTTCCGGGTTCTCGGAAGTGGGCAACGAGGAGCTCGAAAATAGGATAAAGGAGAAGGCTCTGTCCCACGGCATAAGGGTGGTGGGGCCCAACTGCTTGGGTATTTACTATTACCCCTCCGGGCTGGACACGTTCTTCTTCCGCGAGGCCGGGACCCCGAGGCCGCGGCCTTCCGGGCTGGCGCTGGTCAGCCAGAGCGGGGCGCTGGCGGCGAGCCTCATGGACTGGGCCGCCTCTAGGGGGTGCGGCGTAGGAGCTGCAGTTAGCTTGGGCAACAAAGTAGACGTCGGAGAAAGCGAGGTCCTCAACTACTTGTTCGGGGAGGGCTTCAACCACTTCTTGATGTACATAGAGGGGCTCAGGGAGGGCGAGGGCAAGGCCTTCTTAGAAACGGTGTTAAAGTTGAGGCTAGGAGGCGCTAGGATAGGCTTTTACAAGGGCGGGCGGAAGAGGGAGAGCGCCGCCGCGGTGGCCTCCCACACCGCCTCGGTGGCCGGCGACTACAAGGCGTACAGGGACTTGTTGTTCGAGTTCGGGGCCACGCCCTTGTACGACTTCGCCGAGGTAAAGGCCTTCGTATCGGCCCTCCAGTACTCCCCCGAGCTGAGGGGGGACAAGCTGTTAATAGTGACCGACGCCGGTGGCATCGGCATAATGCTGACGGACTTGATAGAAGGCTACAAGATGCCCAGGCCGGTGGACGGGGAGCTCGAGAGGGAGCTGCCCAGCTACTTGAGGTTGAACAACCCGCTCGACGTGGGCGGGGACGCCGACGACGAGAGGTACCGGAAGGCCTTGGAGAGGCTGGCCCCCAAGTACGACCTCATAATAGTGGCAGCGCTCATGGAGTCCCCCGCCACAAGCCTCTACCTCGCCGACATAGTCAAAGAAAGCATGGAAAGGACCGGGAAACCTCACTTGCTCTTGGGGTTCGGCGGAACCATGGCGGAAGCCTTAGAAAGGAGGGCTAGGGAGCTGGAAATACCCTTCGCCTTCGGCGTGGACGAAGCCGTCGCGTACGCGCGGGTACTGTTAAGGGACAAGTTCGCAAGGGAGCTCGCGGAGGCGAGGAAGTCTTGCTGTTAA
- a CDS encoding 50S ribosomal protein L13e: MEERPVAYVLTPVLRKDAGKKPKMRRGRGFSKGELEAVGLDFKKALKMGIPIDKRRKTVHEWNVEALKKWLSQKGGE, from the coding sequence GTGGAGGAGAGGCCGGTGGCCTACGTTTTGACGCCCGTATTGAGGAAGGACGCCGGTAAGAAGCCCAAGATGAGGAGGGGAAGGGGCTTCAGCAAGGGCGAGCTCGAAGCAGTGGGGCTGGACTTCAAGAAGGCCCTCAAGATGGGGATACCTATAGACAAGAGGAGGAAGACCGTACACGAGTGGAACGTGGAAGCCTTGAAGAAGTGGTTGTCCCAGAAGGGCGGGGAATGA
- a CDS encoding UbiX family flavin prenyltransferase: MRLALAITGASGLPIAFELLDSLKGFEVDVVVTPGALEVAKLEPCTLEDEGCDLIKELAKRRVRIHTNMRSPLASSSRAPDAAVCAPCSMKTVASVAYGIGDTLASRLLLNMLRLRRKVVVVPRETPVGAIELEAMRRVAEAGAAVVLPVLAFYNRPKSLRDAVRFVVGKVLDALGVENELYGRYLAGELDDRHAPD; this comes from the coding sequence TTGAGGCTCGCGCTGGCTATAACGGGGGCCTCGGGGCTCCCCATAGCGTTCGAGCTCCTCGACTCCTTGAAGGGCTTCGAGGTGGACGTGGTAGTGACCCCCGGGGCCCTCGAGGTGGCCAAGCTAGAACCTTGCACCTTGGAGGACGAAGGTTGCGACTTGATAAAGGAACTTGCAAAGAGGAGGGTTAGGATACACACCAACATGAGGTCCCCCTTGGCCTCCAGCTCCCGCGCCCCGGACGCGGCGGTCTGCGCGCCGTGCTCCATGAAGACGGTCGCTTCAGTGGCCTACGGGATAGGGGACACGTTGGCCTCGAGGCTGTTGCTGAACATGTTGAGGCTCCGGAGGAAGGTGGTCGTGGTCCCCCGTGAGACCCCCGTTGGGGCGATAGAGCTTGAGGCCATGAGGAGGGTCGCGGAGGCCGGGGCGGCAGTGGTGCTCCCCGTGTTGGCTTTCTACAACAGGCCCAAGAGCTTGAGGGACGCCGTTAGGTTCGTGGTCGGCAAGGTGTTGGACGCTTTGGGCGTAGAAAACGAGCTCTACGGGCGCTACTTAGCTGGGGAGCTGGATGACCGGCACGCCCCCGATTAG
- a CDS encoding MFS transporter, translating to MWTKLVALSAIISITFSASNVALPYFLMYLKGELKTLNAELLNASKVALEFGALTSTFMGTRVVIAFLSGYIAERIGMKRSVVVGLILYLVSGIWLIVTENYWEVLVSRALQGVASAMVWPVAESMIVEFAGGKKTRALMLYVMAFNVGMILGPAVGGAALQASSSLPLPVAVRVPFALLPLGALAGLLLIFKLPDVRYKTKMKVRELHAKIKSALYVFFFNAFANGFSAGIFMSVLIIYIMQYVTSVPIKLSSLVALSGLLGMALASPLMKRLDEFDFTNKLKVAIGLGLLHKLALAAVGLTKSYFILLAILTVQNFAITVVIPLIRSLVSDLVPRELTAKVFGMQQAYFNLGMIVGPLVGAALYKWLEASGVGGGLAFPVAAALGAAGVLTLLRVDGREVEGMKGEPVKAEG from the coding sequence TTGTGGACGAAGCTGGTCGCCCTTTCTGCGATAATCTCGATAACGTTTTCGGCCTCTAACGTGGCTTTACCGTACTTCTTGATGTACTTGAAAGGAGAACTAAAAACGCTGAACGCAGAGCTGCTCAACGCTAGCAAGGTCGCTTTGGAGTTCGGAGCGCTCACGTCAACCTTCATGGGTACCAGGGTTGTCATTGCATTCCTCTCCGGCTACATAGCGGAAAGGATAGGAATGAAGAGGTCAGTGGTAGTAGGCTTGATATTGTACCTTGTCAGCGGAATATGGTTAATAGTTACGGAGAACTACTGGGAAGTTTTGGTATCCAGAGCCCTACAAGGGGTGGCTTCGGCGATGGTGTGGCCGGTGGCGGAGTCCATGATAGTGGAGTTCGCCGGCGGGAAGAAGACGAGGGCTTTGATGCTCTACGTCATGGCGTTTAACGTCGGCATGATCTTGGGGCCCGCGGTAGGGGGAGCGGCGCTCCAAGCGTCTTCCTCGCTGCCCCTCCCCGTGGCGGTAAGGGTCCCCTTCGCGCTCCTCCCCTTGGGCGCGCTGGCGGGCTTGCTCTTAATCTTCAAGCTGCCGGACGTGAGGTATAAAACTAAAATGAAGGTGAGGGAGCTCCACGCCAAGATAAAGTCGGCGCTTTACGTTTTCTTCTTCAACGCCTTTGCCAACGGCTTTTCTGCCGGAATATTTATGAGCGTATTGATAATATACATAATGCAGTACGTAACCTCCGTGCCAATAAAGCTGTCCTCGCTGGTGGCGCTCAGCGGCCTTTTGGGGATGGCCCTCGCCTCTCCCTTGATGAAGAGGCTCGATGAATTTGACTTTACGAATAAGTTGAAAGTAGCTATAGGTTTAGGGCTGTTGCACAAGCTCGCGTTAGCTGCGGTGGGCCTCACGAAAAGTTACTTTATCCTCCTAGCTATACTGACTGTACAAAACTTCGCGATAACTGTAGTAATACCCCTCATAAGGAGTTTGGTAAGCGACTTGGTCCCTAGGGAGTTGACCGCTAAGGTGTTCGGCATGCAGCAAGCTTACTTCAACTTGGGCATGATAGTAGGCCCCTTGGTCGGGGCCGCGCTCTACAAGTGGTTGGAGGCCTCCGGCGTCGGAGGGGGGTTGGCCTTCCCCGTGGCGGCGGCGCTGGGCGCGGCGGGGGTCCTCACGTTATTACGCGTGGACGGGCGCGAGGTGGAGGGGATGAAGGGGGAGCCCGTTAAAGCTGAGGGGTGA
- the panB gene encoding 3-methyl-2-oxobutanoate hydroxymethyltransferase encodes MKKVTIRDIMKKYKNGEKIVMVTAYDYPFAKLVDEAGVDMILVGDSLGMVVLGYPSTNQVTMKDMLHHVAAVARANPKAMIVGDMPFGSYEVSEEEAVRNAVELVRAGAEAVKLEGGKEVADKVEAIVKAGIPVMGHLGLTPQKRHALGGYRLRGKTEEEARELLEDAKALEEAGVFSIVLEFVKAEVAKKITEEVGVPTICIGAGPWCSGQVLVIHDILGLAPFSPPFAKKYFDCGKAIVEAVKKFAEEVRSGEFPGEGYYW; translated from the coding sequence GTGAAGAAGGTTACCATAAGAGATATTATGAAAAAGTACAAAAATGGCGAAAAGATCGTCATGGTTACCGCTTACGATTACCCGTTCGCCAAGCTCGTGGACGAGGCCGGCGTGGACATGATCCTGGTTGGGGACTCCTTGGGCATGGTAGTCCTCGGCTACCCCTCTACCAACCAAGTCACCATGAAGGACATGCTCCACCACGTGGCGGCGGTCGCGAGGGCGAACCCCAAAGCGATGATAGTTGGGGACATGCCCTTCGGGAGCTACGAGGTTTCCGAGGAAGAGGCGGTGAGAAACGCGGTGGAGCTGGTGAGGGCCGGGGCTGAAGCGGTGAAGTTAGAAGGGGGAAAGGAGGTGGCGGACAAGGTTGAGGCCATAGTGAAGGCCGGGATACCGGTGATGGGTCACTTGGGCTTGACGCCGCAGAAGAGGCACGCCTTGGGCGGCTACCGCTTGAGGGGCAAGACGGAAGAGGAAGCGAGGGAGCTGCTGGAAGACGCGAAGGCGTTGGAGGAGGCGGGGGTCTTCTCCATAGTCCTTGAATTCGTCAAGGCCGAGGTGGCTAAGAAGATCACCGAAGAGGTCGGCGTGCCTACGATATGCATAGGCGCCGGTCCTTGGTGTTCGGGCCAAGTGTTGGTAATTCACGACATATTGGGCTTGGCCCCCTTCAGCCCTCCCTTCGCTAAGAAGTACTTCGACTGCGGCAAGGCCATAGTGGAAGCTGTGAAGAAGTTCGCCGAGGAGGTCAGGTCGGGAGAGTTCCCGGGGGAGGGGTACTACTGGTAG